A genomic window from Nomascus leucogenys isolate Asia chromosome 10, Asia_NLE_v1, whole genome shotgun sequence includes:
- the LRRC43 gene encoding leucine-rich repeat-containing protein 43 translates to MEASCESESESEAGPGTQRPGTGTVSAAVREHLRKLCLREFPCGAGSWNKSRFLPQTWRTWRELVPREEDVVSPREETVEALLGLVRSRHSPWALLNDSNAEDSFLRELAIRNPLTITDTFFYSYFRSLRVVDKAVTLVDKDLLKFLKLEELVLSANRIKEVDATNLPPTLKVLELYGNEISSMECLCARPPAGLQHLGLGHNQLLGPLESLYVTANHWPNLVSLDLGFNDLTDLQSMVASLRTLRHLRLLVLQGNPLALVPYYRGLAIDSLAQLCVLDDITVSPNEKHLFRGLSLNGDLLAQEAQFVVTIGNIRGVLDTSVFDPEPGPEGPFITYSYYVTYDFVKDEEGEANESAGALAEIVKPSPSLELLVEESPEEVVEDVIEDIVEEVEGSLESEVEESGESELSVISGPSTVSQTPRASAEELAKLRLRIDPRLCPSPGTVLFSTAHKPWAEVIPCSYKMQHSLRDLVPLKAFLLAGTTVTIVEEKILSWPVVLPAVDSPLSAKKGKGEKDKKGKEKDRTGKGEKEPAKEWKVLKKKKEPPKELRQDPPILQVLGRGLVILEPLLAGEPLVSTVCNFGVLRTLTSDRLTLARDSKKIKKVAKKEKPKAVIPIYEGDYHPEPLTVEVQIQLNQCRSAEEALRMFAV, encoded by the exons AATAAGTCGCGCTTTCTTCCTCAAACTTGGCGAACATGGAGGGAGCTTGTCCCCAGAGAGGAGGACGTGGTGAGCCCCAGGGAGGAGACGGTGGAGGCCCTGCTGGGCCTGGTCCGCAGCCGCCACTCCCCCTGGGCTCTGCTGAACGATTCGAATGCGGAAGACAGTTTCCTGAGAGAACTGGCCATCCGGAACCCGCTGACGATCACAGACACCTTCTTCTACTCCTACTTCCGGTCCCTGCGGGTGGTGGACAAGGCG GTCACCCTGGTGGATAAAGACCTCTTGAAATTTCTAAAGCTGGAGGAGTTGGTACTGAGCGCCAATCGAATCAAGGAGGTGGATGCCACCAATCTGCCCCCCACACTCAAG GTGCTGGAGCTCTATGGCAATGAGATCAGCAGCATGGAGTGTCTGtgcgcccgcccgcccgccggcCTGCAGCATTTGGGGTTAGGCCACAACCAACTTCTAGGCCCCTTGGAAAGTCTCTACGTCACCGCTAATCACTG GCCCAACCTCGTATCCCTGGACCTGGGCTTCAACGACCTGACAGACCTGCAGAGCATGGTCGCCAGCCTGAGGACCCTCCGGCACCTGCGACTCCTGGTGCTGCAGGGAAACCCACTGGCCTTGGTGCCCTACTACCGCGGCCTCGCCATCGACAGCCTGGCCCAGCTCTGCGTGCTGGATGACATCACCGTGTCTCCCAACGAGAAGCATCTCTTCCGGGGGCTCAGCCTCAATGGCG ATCTCTTGGCACAGGAGGCACAGTTTGTGGTGACCATCGGAAACATCAGAGGAGTCCTGGACACCTCTGTCTTCGACCCAGAACCCGGGCCCGAAGGCCCTTTCATCACTTACAGCTATTACGTGACCTACGATTTTGTGAAAGACGAAGAAGGCGAAGCGAATGAGTCCGCAGGCGCGCTGGCCGAG ATCGTCAAGCCCTCTCCTAGCTTAGAATTATTAGTTGAGGAATCTCCTGAAGAGGTCGTCGAAGACGTCATCGAAGACATTGTTGAAGAGGTCGAAGGGTCTCTGGAGTCTGAGGTGGAGGAGTCAGGAGAGTCAGAGCTGTCTGTCATCTCGGGGCCTTCGACCGTCTCGCAGACGCCGAGGGCCTCTGCAGAAGAGCTGGCCAAGTTGCGGCTGCGTATAGATCCCCGGCTCTGCCCGTCCCCAGG GACTGTCCTCTTCAGCACCGCCCACAAGCCCTGGGCTGAGGTCATCCCCTGCAGCTACAAGATGCAGCACTCTCTCAGGGACCTGGTGCCACTGAAGGCCTTCCTGCTGGCGGGGACCACTGTGACTATCGTGGAGGAGAAG attctctcctggcctgtggtGCTACCGGCTGTTGACAGTCCCCTGTCTGCCAAGAAAGGAAAGGGGGAGAAAgacaagaaagggaaggagaaagacaggacagggaaaggagagaaagagccGGCCAAG GAGTGGAAGGtgctgaagaagaagaaagagccGCCCAAGGAGCTCCGGCAGGACCCCCCCATCCTCCAGGTGCTGGGCCGGGGCCTGGTGATCCTGGAGCCCCTGCTCGCCGGGGAGCCCCTGGTGTCCACCGTGTGCAACTTCGGCGTACTCCGCACCTTGACCTCGGACAGGCTGACGTTGGCCAGG GATTCAAAGAAGATTAAGAAAGTTGCCAAAAAAG aaaaGCCGAAAGCCGTGATTCCGATCTACGAAGGCGATTACCACCCCGAGCCCCTGACCGTAGAGGTGCAGATCCAGCTGAACCAGTGCCGCTCGGCGGAGGAGGCTCTGCGCATGTTCGCCGTGTAG
- the B3GNT4 gene encoding N-acetyllactosaminide beta-1,3-N-acetylglucosaminyltransferase 4, whose product MLRRLGWLVSYSLAVLLLGYLLFLRKEAKPTGDPTAQPFWAPPAPRHSRCLPNHTVSSASLSLPSRHRLFLTYRHCRNFSILLEPSGCSKDTFLLLAIKSQPGHVERRAAIRSTWGRVGGWARGRQLKLVFLLGVAGPAPPAQLLAYESREFDDILQWDFTEDFFNLTLKELHLQRWVVAACPQAHFMLKGDDDVFVHVPNVLEFLDGWDPAQDLLVGDVIRQALPNRNTKVKYFIPLSMYRATHYPPYAGGGGYVMSRATVQRLQATMEEAELFPIDDVFVGMCLRRLGLSPMHHAGFKTFGIRRPLDPLDPCLYRELLLVHRLSPLEMWTMWALVTDEGLKCAAASIPQR is encoded by the coding sequence ATGCTCCGCAGGCTGGGCTGGCTGGTCTCATACAGCTTGGCTGTGCTGTTGCTCGGCTACCTGCTCTTCCTGAGGAAGGAGGCCAAGCCCACAGGAGACCCCACAGCCCAGCCTTTCTGGGCTCCCCCAGCGCCCCGTCACAGCCGGTGTCTACCCAACCACACAGTGTCTAGCGCCTCTCTGTCCCTGCCTAGCCGACACCGTCTCTTCTTGACCTATCGCCACTGCCGAAATTTCTCTATCTTGCTGGAGCCTTCAGGCTGTTCCAAGGATACCTTCTTGCTCCTGGCCATCAAGTCACAGCCTGGTCACGTGGAGCGACGTGCAGCTATCCGCAGCacgtggggcagggtggggggctgGGCCAGGGGACGGCAGCTGAAGCTGGTGTTCCTCCTAGGGGTGGCAGGACCTGCTCCCCCAGCCCAGCTGCTGGCCTATGAGAGTAGGGAGTTTGATGACATCCTCCAGTGGGACTTCACTGAGGACTTCTTCAACCTGACGCTCAAGGAGCTGCACTTGCAGCGCTGGGTGGTGGCTGCCTGCCCCCAGGCCCATTTCATGCTAAAGGGAGATGATGATGTTTTTGTCCACGTCCCCAACGTGTTGGAGTTCCTGGATGGCTGGGACCCAGCCCAGGACCTCCTGGTGGGAGATGTCATCCGCCAAGCCCTGCCCAACAGGAACACTAAGGTCAAATATTTCATCCCACTCTCAATGTACAGAGCCACCCACTACCCACCCTATGCTGGTGGGGGAGGATATGTCATGTCCAGAGCCACGGTGCAGCGCCTCCAGGCTACCATGGAAGAGGCTGAACTCTTCCCAATTGATGATGTCTTTGTGGGTATGTGcctgaggaggctggggctgagcCCCATGCACCATGCTGGCTTCAAGACATTCGGAATCCGGCGGCCCCTGGACCCCTTAGATCCCTGCCTGTATAGGGAGCTCCTGCTGGTGCACCGCCTCAGCCCCCTCGAGATGTGGACCATGTGGGCACTGGTGACAGATGAGGGGCTCAAGTGTGCAGCTGCCTCCATACCCCAGCGCTGA
- the DIABLO gene encoding diablo homolog, mitochondrial isoform X2 has product MKSDFYFQKSEPHSLSSEALMRRAVSLVTDSTSTFLSQTTYALIEAITEYTKAVYTLTSLYRQYTSLLGKMNSQEEDEVWQVILGARAEMSSKHQEYLKLETTWMTAVGLSEMAAEAAYQTGADQASITARNHIQLVKLQVEEVHQLSRKAETKLAEAQIEELRQKTQEEGEERAESEQEAYLRED; this is encoded by the exons AAATCGGAGCCTCATTCCCTTAGTAGTGAAGCATTGATGAGGAGAGCGGTGTCTTTGGTAACAGATAGCACCTCTACCTTTCTCTCTCAGACCACATATGCATTGATTGAAGCTATTACTGAATATACTAAG GCTGTTTATACCTTAACTTCTCTTTACCGACAATATACAAGTTTACTTGGGAAAATGAATTCACAGGAGGAAGATGAAGTGTGGCAGGTGATCTTAGGAGCCAGAGCTGAG ATGTCTTCAAAACACCAAGAATacttgaagctggaaaccacttGGATGACTGCAGTTGGTCTTTCAGAGATGGCAGCAGAAGCTGCATATCAAACTG GCGCAGATCAGGCCTCTATAACTGCCAGGAATCACATTCAGCTGGTGAAACTGCAGGTGGAAGAGGTGCACCAGCTCTCCCGGAAAGCAGAAACCAAGCTGGCAGAAGCACAGATAGAAGAGCTGCGTCAGAAAAcacaggaggaaggggaggagcgGGCAGAGTCAGAGCAGGAGGCCTACCTGCGTGAGGATTGA